A single region of the Rhizobium sp. NLR16a genome encodes:
- a CDS encoding DNA/RNA helicase — translation MIEVIGEPGSSEYEAALLVRDALARAWRGIETSPPEEEHVKIASSVKLSGQKVSDIDVVVAGLFRTRRYVVPRSNAKDMEGNSIVGAKVRVRSFIVAVEVKDHSSGAMRIEAGGVKVKYGDGWKSATDQNDAQGHALKEHFRDTTGSSPWVYRCVALLGIPELPRVRGIPQPPAGAVPFSFDALQFLMAAASVLGIRKINGEHAISSGSDEVMEKVLADGLFQELRPSSLDRRRMDRIASRPQVARELANLFGSQRVHLRGHGGTGKTILLLQAAYEAFVERGTRSLVLTYNTALAADIQRTIALMGIPGDGDAGGITVRTVMSFMYSWLGHLGLGKDGEIDLRSYDADCREASDYFASGAVGPQEVEAIKKAHPFEFGFDAILVDEAQDWPQPEADLLARLYGGNAIALADGFSQLVRGRATDWKSSVVGEPKDGERNLRDGLRMKASLAKFANALADEVGLQWNVAPSAEAPGGRVIVRIGRYSEMEALQRDVLASAIKAGNMPVDLLHCVPPSEVTASGDKRSSLLAGAFRRNGWMAWDAVDEATRRTFPRSSDALRVVQYESCRGLEGWITVLDGLDESWQLARRGVGGLSNGLLPVEPAEAAAWLWIMIPLTRPIDTLVITLRDRRSRLGQVIEGLGERLPDIVDYER, via the coding sequence GTGATCGAGGTCATCGGGGAGCCGGGGAGTTCAGAGTACGAGGCCGCGCTCCTGGTACGCGATGCCCTGGCAAGGGCGTGGCGGGGGATCGAGACCTCCCCGCCCGAGGAGGAACACGTCAAGATCGCCTCCAGCGTCAAGCTTTCCGGGCAAAAGGTCAGCGACATCGACGTGGTAGTGGCGGGGCTATTCCGTACGAGGCGGTATGTCGTCCCCAGGTCGAATGCTAAGGACATGGAAGGCAACTCGATCGTCGGTGCCAAGGTGCGCGTGCGATCGTTCATCGTCGCGGTCGAGGTGAAGGACCACTCCTCGGGGGCGATGCGCATTGAGGCGGGGGGCGTCAAGGTCAAATATGGGGACGGATGGAAAAGCGCGACCGACCAGAACGACGCCCAGGGGCACGCCCTGAAGGAGCACTTTCGAGATACGACTGGTTCCAGCCCCTGGGTCTATCGCTGCGTCGCCCTGCTGGGTATCCCCGAGCTTCCCCGCGTTCGTGGCATCCCGCAACCGCCCGCGGGCGCGGTGCCGTTCTCCTTCGATGCGTTGCAATTCTTGATGGCGGCGGCATCCGTTCTTGGCATTCGCAAAATCAACGGCGAGCACGCAATAAGCTCCGGCAGCGACGAGGTGATGGAGAAGGTCCTTGCTGACGGCCTGTTCCAGGAGTTGAGGCCCTCATCCTTGGATCGAAGGCGGATGGATCGCATCGCGTCTCGGCCGCAGGTGGCCCGTGAATTGGCTAACCTGTTCGGAAGCCAGCGCGTCCACTTGCGTGGCCATGGAGGCACGGGCAAAACCATCCTCCTGTTGCAAGCAGCCTACGAGGCCTTTGTCGAACGGGGAACGCGTTCGTTGGTGCTCACCTACAACACGGCCCTTGCGGCGGACATCCAACGGACGATTGCCCTCATGGGCATTCCTGGCGACGGGGATGCAGGAGGCATCACCGTCCGGACCGTGATGTCCTTCATGTACTCCTGGCTAGGCCACCTCGGGCTCGGCAAGGATGGCGAAATCGACCTTCGCAGCTACGACGCCGACTGCAGGGAGGCAAGCGACTACTTCGCAAGCGGCGCCGTAGGGCCGCAGGAGGTGGAAGCAATCAAGAAGGCCCATCCATTCGAGTTTGGCTTCGACGCGATCCTCGTGGACGAAGCGCAGGACTGGCCCCAACCCGAGGCTGACCTTCTCGCCAGACTCTACGGCGGCAACGCGATTGCGTTGGCAGACGGCTTCTCGCAACTCGTGCGGGGAAGGGCGACGGACTGGAAGTCGTCGGTCGTCGGGGAGCCCAAGGATGGCGAGCGGAACTTGAGGGACGGGCTTCGAATGAAGGCTAGCCTTGCCAAGTTCGCGAACGCACTCGCCGACGAGGTGGGCTTGCAATGGAATGTAGCGCCCAGTGCCGAGGCGCCGGGAGGTAGGGTCATCGTCCGGATCGGGAGATATTCCGAGATGGAAGCATTGCAGCGCGACGTCCTGGCCTCGGCGATCAAGGCCGGGAACATGCCAGTCGATCTCCTGCACTGCGTGCCGCCATCCGAGGTAACGGCGAGCGGCGACAAGCGAAGCAGCTTGCTCGCCGGTGCCTTCCGGCGGAACGGTTGGATGGCATGGGATGCCGTCGACGAGGCTACCCGCCGGACCTTTCCCCGGTCGAGCGATGCGCTCCGGGTCGTACAATATGAATCCTGCAGGGGGCTGGAGGGCTGGATAACGGTGCTGGACGGCTTGGATGAATCCTGGCAATTGGCGCGGAGGGGTGTAGGCGGCCTGTCTAACGGACTGCTTCCGGTAGAACCAGCGGAAGCCGCGGCGTGGCTTTGGATCATGATCCCGCTCACCCGGCCGATCGACACCCTCGTCATCACGTTGCGAGATCGCCGCAGTCGCTTGGGGCAAGTGATAGAGGGCTTGGGGGAACGATTGCCTGACATCGTTGATTATGAACGCTAG
- a CDS encoding DEAD/DEAH box helicase, translating to MKAIIDEANPASVIDYIRDAYLRYYDSAFWMRDQAVMEERREILLADGVMAREPLLEAVPQYPSTDPIVEACNKAGLDSFVGANLAKVIFGASDVTLRKHQAQSLVTAIAGDAEGHRNVVVTSGTGSGKTESFLLPLIASLMQERAGGVGDGQVHRWWNSALANDAKQWNHSRSGLDGTVMPAVRAIVLYPTNALVEDQISRLRQAASRALHLFEKPLFYFGRYTGATLGGTFVPPSPLGSSHRSRINEVGREVLKIETEVAAIRAQMAARGSEERVIIDTCSQFQDPSIGEMLTRWDMIAAPPDILITNTSMLNIMLMRAEESPIFDQTRDWLRSDAKNTFTLVVDELHSYRGTQGTEVALVVRNMLDRLGLDPASSQLRCIATSASLDGDSGREYLEQFFGVDRRTFSIFPGEPRTFSVGLPVDRGLLSTMGPDLLAGGERATAAQQEISRSFSPREAIATACAIAGRSLATDPMTGKQRDVVRPSPLPELASVLFGASEAREELTALLIAAKLEGDSTYERPKPTFRSHMFLRQVQGMWACSNPQCTEIEERFKSPRRRFGRLFKSPAMKCGCGGQVLELLYCYDCGEAFLGGYVVPTTDPLLASFTFLEATRAGEGNDKASQVNERTIEEYRWYWPGGELPRKPSWEHASPSGKAVRMQFQRGTFNHFSGLLNNDTNPGSGLIFFPPASGLGPGETIAALPEVCPCCLSSKKAINALQENRRAFFAGVVKSPVRGLRTGLNVTTQLVADRSMFATGDGSQSEKMIAFTDSRDDAADLAAGIELNHYRDLVRQLVHSSLAPKAIPTTTDLLAHVGSEPSDDPALQAIVDAAEQHTPGIFTAVKLNKFGVADKAQKALIADHDARISSPRVGWPTLLEVMATKLVALGQNPAGPRASRATDSGEEDGTPWWKFFKPPVPGEWEPTAPDVAQARRRDYMEYFAGEVAVSLFDRAGRDLESMATASIEVEGSHGGRLAMDEGIANGVLANIVRILGHARYLAGEKSRGSTSIPNIARSYIEKVAGLSNRDPSELGTTISDYLQQKGVINANWLLQVTNHSSLPIALVPRGERKLFRCDTCSRRTMLLPVKACTTPHCSSTSFSVVEKPGQDYYSWVSREPVHRLAAAELTGQTKPMSKQRNRQRLFKGTAFLDGESPLVQAIDALSVTTTMEVGVDIGSLKLVMMANMPPQRFNYQQRVGRAGRAGQAFSYAVTISRGAAHDDFYFNNPERMTGDLPPQPKLDLSRPEIVRRVVASECLRRAFKSLDPGPARNVDSIHGTFGRKAEWIPVYRGPVAAWLSTSPQVDEVVHRLLSHAPIEDRAAELARYARAQLVVAIDEAVGNTRFIQDELSHLLAVAGILPMFGFPTQVRSLFYDKNRPSKLEEVVISDRPLDHAVWAFCPGSEIPKDKQLNTAIGFVLRRDGPNGVQNEPEPLGRPTTYTRCEDTTCSTIAAGGHDECATCGGASVPFPLYQPKGFLGAYRRRDYDGERQRGPTLPPPVRAFEQEFGNEGCGPMKIAFRPGPVAVVNDNGGRLFEFFQHTFERVLVKDASLYRDGSPPLDANAATAPYVDRGAIGAVFTTEVLSFFIEGAPGIGRLGMLDTRNQPAARAALASFAELVKLSLATALDVDPSEFRVGRQALRKGDCETEQVFLADALENGAGYARWASDPVNLERAIRDYHGVVSRKWQAGGHAHDCDRSCPDCLRNYGNRFSHGILDWRLGLDVADLVLGEPLPLDRWIEDAELNSVQAFARFCADAGVQVQERHAGGLSCVRLGRKALVLGHPLWHVDPGYLQPQQVQARDELRLDGIEAEFVDARDFSNRMANYYLRLQS from the coding sequence ATGAAGGCAATCATCGACGAAGCCAATCCGGCTAGCGTCATAGACTACATTCGCGACGCCTACCTGCGGTACTATGACAGTGCCTTCTGGATGCGCGACCAAGCGGTCATGGAGGAGCGGCGCGAAATACTGCTTGCGGACGGCGTGATGGCAAGGGAACCGCTCCTCGAGGCCGTGCCGCAGTATCCGTCGACCGACCCGATCGTCGAGGCATGCAACAAGGCTGGGCTCGACTCATTCGTCGGCGCAAACCTTGCCAAGGTGATCTTCGGCGCAAGCGATGTCACGCTCAGGAAGCACCAAGCCCAGTCGCTCGTCACGGCGATCGCTGGCGACGCCGAGGGGCACCGCAACGTCGTCGTGACGTCGGGGACTGGATCGGGAAAGACGGAAAGCTTCCTCTTGCCGTTGATCGCGTCGCTCATGCAAGAGCGCGCCGGCGGGGTTGGCGATGGTCAAGTCCATCGTTGGTGGAATTCCGCGCTTGCCAATGACGCAAAGCAGTGGAACCATTCCCGGTCTGGGCTCGACGGTACGGTCATGCCGGCCGTCAGGGCGATCGTGCTGTATCCCACCAACGCACTCGTCGAGGACCAGATCTCCCGCCTCCGCCAGGCAGCTAGCCGCGCGCTCCACCTGTTCGAGAAACCCTTGTTCTATTTCGGGCGCTACACCGGTGCGACGCTCGGCGGCACCTTCGTCCCACCCTCCCCGCTTGGCTCGAGCCACCGCTCCAGGATCAACGAGGTCGGGAGGGAGGTCCTCAAGATTGAAACCGAGGTCGCCGCGATCCGCGCCCAGATGGCGGCGCGTGGCAGTGAAGAGCGGGTCATCATCGACACGTGCAGTCAGTTCCAGGACCCCTCCATCGGCGAAATGCTGACGCGGTGGGACATGATCGCCGCTCCGCCCGACATCCTCATAACGAACACCAGCATGCTGAACATCATGCTCATGCGCGCCGAGGAATCTCCAATCTTCGACCAGACGCGCGACTGGTTGCGGTCGGATGCGAAGAACACGTTCACCCTCGTCGTCGACGAGCTGCACTCGTACCGCGGGACGCAGGGGACCGAGGTCGCGCTTGTCGTGCGCAACATGCTCGACCGCCTGGGGCTCGACCCGGCCTCAAGCCAGCTCAGGTGTATCGCCACCAGCGCCTCGCTCGACGGGGATTCCGGCAGGGAGTACCTGGAGCAATTCTTTGGTGTCGACCGGCGAACATTCTCGATCTTCCCTGGCGAGCCCAGGACGTTCTCCGTCGGGTTGCCGGTCGACCGAGGGCTTCTCTCGACCATGGGACCGGACCTGTTGGCGGGCGGGGAACGAGCGACGGCGGCGCAGCAAGAGATATCAAGGTCGTTCTCGCCACGCGAGGCGATTGCGACGGCATGCGCCATTGCCGGCCGGTCGCTCGCCACGGACCCGATGACCGGCAAGCAGCGGGATGTCGTGCGCCCGTCCCCGCTGCCGGAACTGGCCAGCGTGCTCTTCGGGGCCAGCGAGGCCCGCGAGGAGCTGACGGCGTTGTTGATCGCGGCAAAGCTGGAGGGTGACAGCACTTACGAGAGACCAAAGCCAACATTCCGCTCGCACATGTTCCTTCGCCAGGTCCAGGGCATGTGGGCCTGCAGCAACCCACAATGCACCGAGATCGAGGAGCGGTTCAAATCCCCGCGTCGCCGCTTCGGAAGGCTCTTCAAATCCCCGGCGATGAAGTGCGGCTGTGGCGGTCAGGTCCTCGAGCTCCTCTATTGCTATGATTGCGGGGAAGCCTTCCTCGGCGGTTACGTCGTTCCAACCACCGACCCGCTGCTGGCAAGCTTCACCTTTCTCGAAGCGACGCGGGCCGGCGAAGGCAACGACAAGGCCAGTCAGGTCAACGAGCGCACGATCGAGGAATATCGCTGGTACTGGCCGGGGGGAGAGCTGCCGAGGAAGCCGTCATGGGAGCACGCGTCCCCTTCTGGCAAGGCCGTCCGGATGCAGTTCCAGAGAGGAACCTTCAATCATTTTTCGGGATTGCTCAACAATGATACCAATCCCGGTAGTGGCTTGATCTTCTTCCCGCCGGCGTCCGGTCTCGGTCCGGGCGAAACGATTGCCGCATTGCCGGAAGTCTGCCCGTGCTGCCTCTCCAGCAAGAAGGCCATCAACGCGTTGCAGGAAAACCGGCGTGCCTTCTTCGCCGGCGTGGTCAAGAGCCCGGTGAGGGGCCTGAGGACCGGCTTGAATGTCACTACCCAGCTGGTGGCGGACCGGTCGATGTTCGCCACGGGCGACGGCAGCCAATCGGAGAAGATGATCGCCTTCACCGACAGCAGGGACGACGCGGCGGACCTTGCCGCGGGAATTGAGCTCAATCACTACCGCGACCTCGTCCGGCAACTGGTGCATTCGAGCCTCGCGCCGAAGGCGATTCCCACGACCACGGACCTCCTTGCCCATGTAGGCAGCGAACCCTCGGATGACCCGGCATTGCAAGCGATCGTCGACGCTGCGGAGCAACACACCCCAGGCATATTCACTGCCGTGAAGCTCAACAAGTTCGGGGTCGCCGACAAGGCTCAAAAGGCCTTGATCGCCGATCACGATGCGCGGATATCGAGCCCCCGCGTCGGTTGGCCCACCTTGCTCGAGGTCATGGCAACCAAACTCGTGGCGCTTGGCCAGAACCCTGCGGGGCCGCGCGCCAGCCGGGCGACCGACAGCGGCGAGGAAGACGGAACCCCCTGGTGGAAGTTCTTCAAGCCGCCGGTCCCCGGCGAGTGGGAACCCACAGCGCCAGACGTGGCCCAGGCCCGCCGTCGCGACTACATGGAATATTTCGCGGGCGAGGTCGCTGTTTCCTTGTTCGATAGAGCTGGGCGAGACTTGGAATCTATGGCGACTGCCTCGATCGAGGTAGAGGGAAGCCACGGGGGCCGGCTCGCCATGGACGAGGGCATCGCGAACGGCGTGCTTGCGAACATCGTGCGCATCCTCGGACACGCGCGATATCTGGCAGGCGAGAAGTCCAGGGGATCGACGTCGATCCCTAACATTGCAAGGAGCTATATCGAGAAGGTCGCGGGACTTTCCAACAGGGATCCAAGCGAGCTGGGCACGACTATTTCCGACTATCTCCAGCAGAAGGGTGTCATCAATGCCAACTGGCTGCTGCAGGTGACCAACCACTCGAGCCTGCCGATCGCGCTGGTCCCCCGCGGCGAGCGCAAGCTCTTTCGCTGCGACACGTGTTCGCGACGCACGATGCTGCTTCCAGTGAAGGCGTGCACGACGCCCCACTGCAGCTCGACCAGCTTCTCGGTCGTCGAAAAACCTGGGCAGGATTACTACAGCTGGGTGTCGCGCGAACCAGTGCACCGGCTCGCCGCCGCCGAGCTCACCGGCCAGACCAAGCCAATGTCGAAGCAGCGCAACAGGCAGCGCCTCTTCAAGGGAACTGCCTTCCTTGATGGCGAGTCGCCCCTCGTCCAGGCGATCGACGCGCTCTCCGTCACGACGACGATGGAGGTCGGCGTCGACATTGGCTCGCTGAAGTTGGTGATGATGGCCAACATGCCTCCCCAGCGCTTCAACTACCAGCAGCGGGTTGGCCGCGCTGGTCGAGCGGGACAGGCATTCTCCTATGCCGTCACGATCTCGCGCGGGGCAGCCCATGATGACTTCTACTTCAACAACCCCGAGCGAATGACGGGCGATCTCCCGCCGCAGCCCAAGCTAGACCTCTCGCGCCCCGAGATCGTTCGACGCGTGGTTGCCTCTGAATGCCTGCGCCGCGCATTCAAGAGCCTCGACCCGGGACCGGCCCGGAACGTCGACAGCATCCATGGCACGTTTGGACGAAAGGCGGAGTGGATCCCCGTCTATCGTGGCCCGGTCGCCGCTTGGCTGTCGACGTCTCCGCAGGTCGACGAGGTCGTCCACCGCTTGCTTTCCCACGCACCAATCGAGGACCGGGCGGCGGAGCTTGCCCGGTACGCACGGGCGCAGCTTGTCGTGGCAATCGACGAGGCCGTCGGCAATACACGGTTCATCCAGGACGAGCTCAGCCATCTCCTGGCCGTTGCCGGGATCCTGCCCATGTTCGGGTTCCCTACCCAGGTTCGCAGCCTGTTTTATGACAAGAATAGGCCATCGAAGCTGGAGGAGGTAGTCATCAGCGACCGTCCGCTCGACCATGCCGTATGGGCCTTCTGCCCTGGCTCGGAGATCCCCAAGGACAAGCAGCTCAATACGGCGATCGGCTTCGTCCTGAGGAGAGACGGGCCAAACGGTGTCCAGAATGAACCAGAGCCGCTCGGGCGCCCGACGACCTATACGCGTTGCGAGGACACTACCTGCAGCACCATCGCGGCCGGAGGACACGACGAATGCGCGACCTGCGGCGGAGCGTCGGTGCCGTTTCCACTTTACCAGCCGAAGGGCTTTCTCGGCGCTTATCGAAGGCGTGACTACGATGGGGAGCGGCAGCGTGGTCCTACATTGCCTCCGCCAGTTCGGGCGTTCGAGCAAGAGTTCGGGAACGAAGGTTGCGGGCCGATGAAGATTGCCTTCCGACCTGGGCCCGTGGCCGTCGTAAACGACAACGGGGGACGACTCTTCGAGTTCTTCCAGCACACGTTCGAGCGAGTGCTGGTCAAGGACGCGTCGCTCTACCGGGACGGCTCGCCTCCCTTGGATGCCAATGCCGCGACCGCCCCCTACGTCGACAGGGGAGCGATCGGCGCTGTCTTCACGACCGAGGTCCTGAGCTTCTTCATCGAGGGCGCGCCCGGGATCGGCCGCCTGGGGATGCTGGACACCCGCAACCAGCCTGCAGCGCGGGCGGCCCTCGCGTCGTTCGCGGAGCTGGTCAAGCTTTCGCTCGCGACCGCGCTCGACGTCGACCCGTCGGAATTCAGGGTTGGCCGCCAGGCCTTGCGCAAGGGTGACTGCGAAACGGAGCAGGTCTTCCTGGCCGACGCGCTCGAGAACGGCGCGGGCTATGCACGCTGGGCGTCGGATCCCGTGAACTTGGAGCGGGCCATCAGGGACTACCATGGCGTCGTATCACGGAAATGGCAGGCCGGTGGCCACGCCCATGATTGCGACCGATCCTGCCCGGACTGCCTGCGAAACTATGGAAATCGGTTTAGCCACGGGATCCTGGACTGGCGCCTTGGCCTTGACGTCGCGGATCTCGTCCTTGGCGAACCCCTTCCGCTGGATCGCTGGATCGAGGATGCCGAGTTGAATTCCGTCCAGGCTTTCGCAAGGTTCTGCGCCGATGCGGGAGTTCAAGTCCAGGAACGGCATGCCGGTGGCCTTTCTTGCGTTCGCCTTGGTCGCAAGGCGCTCGTGTTGGGGCATCCACTTTGGCACGTAGATCCAGGATACCTACAGCCACAACAGGTTCAGGCGCGGGACGAATTGCGCCTGGATGGCATCGAGGCCGAGTTCGTCGACGCACGAGACTTCTCGAACCGGATGGCAAACTACTACCTGAGGCTCCAGTCGTGA